A genome region from Anopheles stephensi strain Indian chromosome 2, UCI_ANSTEP_V1.0, whole genome shotgun sequence includes the following:
- the LOC118505801 gene encoding protein NASP homolog yields MAENAKTVATKEERISEAKELFGHGSRNYCMKQYADAADDLSECCSIYSELYGPNAEELGLPYLMYAKSLIALGKDENNLIAAADGKDEDEVDDDDDEEDDEEENGDGGEEKVEDEKVEEKANESKQDKTDEKVEGAESVPGPSGTKEENGEPQPGPSTSNGTGNGGAQEEAADNLQVAWEILELAVNIFQQQGEKGLENLPECYIELAGISFENSFFKEAIKDYVKALEIYKKTAQPDLRLLAEVNYKVGLCYMMESEFEESIKSFKGAVAELEKVVEQEEAKEQTDDIKETILDLKEMKKEILEKITDVEDAMKTPIENVKRELSKIIVSGGGASNGKDVNNGAGSSSSAAAAGGSSNGTASSSSTAVAAKPATDISHLIKRKKPDTVSAEVEGSPAKKTASETENVASHNTSA; encoded by the exons ATGGCAGAAAACGCCAAAACAGTTGCCACCAAGGAGGAGCGGATTAGCGAGGCGAAGGAACTGTTCGGTCACGGTAGCCGAAACTATTGCATGAAACAGTACGCGGATGCGGCCGACGACCTGAGCGAATGTTGTTCCATCTACTCCGAGCTGTACGGCCCGAACGCGGAAGAACTCGGCCTGCCCTACCTGATGTATGCCAAATCTTTGATCGCCCTCGGGAAGGACGAGAACAATCTGATCGCCGCCGCTGACGGTAAAGATGAGGATGAggtggacgacgacgatgatgaggaAGATGATGAGGAAGAAAATGGTGACGGCGGCGAGGAGAAAGTAGAAGATGAAAAGGTAGAAGAAAAAGCTAACGAATCCAAACAGGACAAGACCGATGAGAAGGTGGAGGGCGCCGAATCTGTTCCGGGGCCCAGTGGGACAAAGGAGGAAAATGGTGAACCACAGCCAGGACCTTCCACCTCGAACGGTACCGGTAACGGCGGTGCGCAGGAAGAGGCGGCCGATAACTTACAGGTTGCCTGGGAAATCCTTGAACTGGCGGTCAACATCTTCCAGCAGCAGGGAGAAAAGGGGCTCGAAAATCTTCCCGAGTGCTACATCGAACTGGCCGGCATTTCGTTTGAGAACAGTTTCTTCAAAGAAGCAATCAAGGATTACG TGAAAGCACTGGAAATTTATAAGAAAACAGCCCAACCAGACCTGCGTCTGCTGGCCGAGGTGAACTACAAGGTCGGCCTGTGCTACATGATGGAGAGTGAGTTCGAAGAGTCGATCAAATCGTTCAAGGGTGCCGTTGCGGAACTGGAAAAGGTGGTCGAGCAGGAGGAAGCGAAAGAACAGACTGATGATATCAAAGAAACCATACTGGATCTAAAGGAAATGAAGAAGGAAATTCTGGAAAAGATAACCGATGTGGAAGACGCGATGAAAACG CCCATCGAAAATGTGAAACGAGAGCTTTCGAAGATCATCGTGTCCGGTGGAGGTGCCTCGAATGGCAAGGATGTAAATAATGGGGCGGGCTCATCGTcatcggctgctgctgctggtggcagtTCCAACGGTACCGCGTCAAGCTCATCGACGGCGGTGGCCGCCAAGCCAGCTACCGATATTTCGCACCTTATCAAGCGAAAGAAACCGGACACCGTTAGCGCAGAAGTGGAAGGATCGCCCGCGAAGAAAACGGCCTCGGAAACGGAAAATGTAGCGTCACACAACACAAGTGCTTAA
- the LOC118505802 gene encoding uncharacterized protein LOC118505802: protein MQPSATTTIMATTTTSSTGPGGGVATTTTTTNSSGAAGHQQTPSGNGTCCSIPPPIMFLFLTLLMTSSATAMLCAAIMTDHWEHVSWDRTSLDRISNETAIELHWYLDGRAAKIPLKGKGLPAKHHPPPHHHQSGLKGGPATPPPVVTDNRAGVFLVPMNGGIWTLCIDLTPDEIRTMSNDGFPQVDQCVNYLAGTMESAQGNDEDARADWQHRMQNLSISCSLVCLIILGSAALVGAFGVCQRQISAVLVTGVMYLLAALFALFTLMIIHFKRQQGRPLLDSDFDGTIDGVVAIKGTARAASKFLGARIFVTAWSLDLGWGGVVLCAFTSFLWILLSKIMRFNPLSAMI from the exons ATGCAACCTTcggcaaccaccaccatcatggccaccacaaccaccagcaGTACCGGGCCGGGCGGCGGTGTTGCCACTACGACCACCACGACCAACAGCTCCGGCGCTGCCGGCCACCAACAGACACCATCCGGCAACGGGACGTGCTGCTCGATACCGCCACCGATTATGTTCCTCTTCCTCACGCTGCTCATGACGTCCAGTGCTACCGCGATGCTGTGTGCGGCCATCATGACCGATCACTGGGAGCACGTGTCCTGGGACCGTACCAGTCTCGACCGGATCAGCAACGAAACCGCTATCGAGCTGCACTGGTACTTGGACGGACGGGCAGCGAAGATCCCGCTTAAAGGCAAAG GTCTGCCAGCGAAACATCACCCGCCGCCTCATCACCATCAGAGTGGGCTGAAGGGAGGACCCGCTACACCACCGCCGGTAGTCACCGATAATCGGGCCGGCGTGTTTCTGGTCCCGATGAACGGTGGCATCTGGACGCTGTGCATCGATCTGACGCCGGACGAGATCCGCACCATGTCGAACGATGGCTTCCCGCAGGTGGATCAGTGCGTGAACTATCTCGCCGGTACGATGGAGAGCGCACAGGGCAACGACGAGGATGCGAGGGCCGATTGGCAACACA GAATGCAGAATCTATCGATTTCCTGCTCGCTGGTGTGTTTAATCATACTCGGTAGTGCGGCACTGGTCGGTGCGTTCGGTGTTTGCCAGCGCCAAATCAGTGCCGTGCTGGTGACAGGCGTTATGTACCTGCTGGCAG CGCTCTTTGCCTTGTTCACGTTAATGATCATACACTTCAAGCGACAGCAGGGCCGTCCGCTGCTCGACAGCGACTTCGACGGTACCATCGATGGTGTGGTGGCCATCAAGGGTACGGCTAGGGCCGCATCGAAGTTCCTTGGCGCCCGAATATTCGTCACCGCCTGGAGCCTGGACCTCGGGTGGGGCGGTGTGGTGCTGTGCGCCTTCACCTCGTTCCTGTGGATTTTGCTCTCGAAAATCATGCGCTTCAATCCACTGTCGGCAATGATTTGA
- the LOC118505803 gene encoding protein CLEC16A homolog isoform X1 has product MFRSRSWFGGGWNRPKNRLSLDHLKYLYSVLERNTTVSESNRGLLVESLRSIAEILIWGDQNDSSVFDFFLEKNMLSYFLHIMRQKSGGSSFVCVQLLQTLNILFENIRNETSLYYLLSNNLVNSIIVHKFDFSDEDVMGYYILFLKTLSLKLNTHTIHFFYNEHTNDFPLYTEAIKFFNHPESMVRIAVRTITLNVYRVQNPNMLQFIRDKTAAPYFSNLVWFIGKHILELDNCVRNDIDHQSQHRLANLVAEHLDHLHYLNDILCLDIADLNAVLTEHLLHKLFVPLYIFSLTPSPPMSMAVVTCNLAAVLNKVVDIDIKEMNNPRVASVVALFLLSLVFLVVTHRPLINALTWVILNADHTVFKEGAAQVLNAYIDNREVVALGFVQPVESLEEALESTVPSTAAYGVDQLHLADERAASGSNKSPNNSSSSSSSKSQASTSSSTSTSNEPPISNSPSSPTLSEEIEKVNITDEEKEKLLLNAYRTPETNRPFLDMVLSSLDCTENDFLALLALCLLYALANNKDGVNSEWLEIVLNRSSPSNRTQYNVILIEKLLQIVNISSQPSCRIRLVTTELALKLLGQIIGTGAEESTASVPEEYLSSLHLSRNQAMNVLKNFYKSEDIFLDLFEDEYNEMVKATLNVEFLCNDSTILLPPTGTPLTGIGFTRRLPCGEVEKARRAIRVFFLLRRMCQSISGEKETLLPLTNPGQCVQIDNALDLNNSDLIACTVVMRDGTKYRRFLVMDILQLILVEPDRERLGWGVAKFVGFLQDVEVNGDKEDSRSLHLTIHRGGATNNRTPILSAKFMFDDHIRCMAAKQRLTKGRSKARQKKMFQIAQLLEIPGQLNESSFPSLSAGGSSAGGTPALRHGSSSRQGREHRPLFSTSNRVPGVAAALRRDSMPSGSVSRVQMSASRSTEGEPTGARRKLTTGPATRRESSQPIGTGASGMKSRDNSRNRSSTPRSRESSPRIPRPRSEEIPLEDFRRSQNSSPVSRNSSNNPSRSHTPSRLTLEPLSVVNISSSTGGNGNGNGGNVSVLSGAVKDPIIPNVLLAGTISPAPIITPLPATVVPSELSPTSEETSFIANEERQKKRGVIETV; this is encoded by the exons ATGTTTCGGAGTCGGAGCTGGTTTGGGGGCGGATGGAATCGTCCCAAAAATCGTCTATCACTTGATCATCTAAAGTACTTGTACAGCGTACTGGAGCGCAATACGACCGTGTCGGAAAGCAACCGAGGATTGCTGGTGGAATCGTTACGTTCGATAGCGGAAATCTTGATCTGGGGCGACCAAAATGATTCGTCCGTGTTCGA CTTCTTTCTGGAAAAGAACATGCTGTCGTACTTTCTGCACATAATGCGCCAGAAGAGCGGCGGATCGAGTTTCGTGTGCGTGCAGCTGCTGCAAACGCTGAACATCCTGTTCGAAAACATTCGTAACGAGACGTCACTGT ACTACTTGCTTAGCAACAACCTGGTCAATTCGATCATCGTACACAAGTTTGATTTCTCCGACGAGGATGTCATGGGCTACTACATACTCTTCCTAAAAACGTTGAGCCTGAAGCTCAACACGCACACGATACATTTCTTCTACAATGAGCATACGAACGACTTTCCGCTCTACACGGAAGCGATCAAATTTTTCAACCACCCCGAGTCGATGGTACGCATCGCCGTGCGTACAATCACCTTGAACGTGTACCGGGTGCAAAACCCGAACATGCTGCAGTTCATACGGGACAAAACGGCCGCACCGTACTTTAGCAATCTAGTATGGTTCATAGGGAAACATATCCTGGAATTGGACAACTGCGTACGCAACGACATTGA CCACCAATCCCAGCATCGCCTAGCAAACCTTGTAGCGGAACATTTGGATCATCTACACTATCTGAACGATATTCTCTGTCTCGATATTGCCGATCTGAATGCCGTCCTGACCGAACATCTTCTTCACAAGCTGTTCGTACCGTTGTACATATTCTCCCTCACACCCTCACCGCCCATGTCGATGGCCGTCGTGACCTGCAACCTGGCCGCCGTCCTGAACAAGGTCGTCGATATAGACATCAAGGAGATGAACAATCCGCGTGTGGCCAGTGTCGTGGCACTGTTTCTGCTGTCGCTCGTGTTTCTTGTCGTAACGCACCGGCCGCTCATCAATGCGCTCACCTGGGTCATCCTCAATGCGGACCATACCGTGTTTAAGGAGGGTGCAGCACAGGTACTGAACGCGTACATCGACAACCGGGAGGTGGTAGCGTTGGGATTCGTTCAACCGGTTGAAAGTCTGGAGGAAGCGCTGGAAAGCACGGTACCGTCTACCGCGGCTTACGGCGTTGACCAGCTGCATCTGGCAGATGAGCGGGCGGCCAGTGGTAGCAACAAAAGCCCGAAcaatagtagtagcagcagtagcagcaaaagCCAGGCCAGCACTAGCAGCAGTACATCCACCAGCAATGAACCACCCATATCGA ATTCTCCTAGTTCGCCAACCCTTTCGGAGGAGATCGAAAAGGTAAACATCACGGACGAGGAAAAGGAGAAGCTCCTGCTCAACGCGTACCGAACGCCGGAAACGAATCGGCCCTTTCTCGATATGGTCCTATCCTCACTCGATTGCACCGAGAACGATTTTCTGGCCCTGCTAGCCTTGTGTTTGCTGTATGCGCTCGCCAACAACAAAG ACG GCGTCAACTCGGAATGGTTGGAGATTGTGCTGAATCGCTCGTCACCTTCAAATCGCACCCAGTACAACGTCATACTGATCGAGAAGCTGCTGCAGATAGTCAACATTTCTAGCCAACCTT CCTGTCGAATACGGCTAGTTACCACGGAACTAGCATTGAAGCTACTCGGCCAGATAATCGGTACCGGGGCGGAAGAGTCAACCGCATCCGTGCCGGAAGAGTATCTGTCTTCGCTCCACCTATCCCGCAATCAAGCGATGAATGTGCTGAAAAATTTCTACAAATCAGAGGACATTTTCTTGGACCTTTTCGAAGACGA ATACAACGAGATGGTTAAAGCCACGTTAAACGTGGAATTTCTCTGCAATGATTCGACCATACTTTTACCCCCGACCGGAACACCGCTGACGGGGATCGGATTCACACGGCGCTTACCGTGCGGAGAGGTTGAGAAGGCACGGCGTGCGATTCGTGTGTTCTTCTTGCTGCGCCGAATGTGTCAGTCAATATCGGGCGAGAAGGAGACACTGCTGCCGCTCACCAATCCGGGCCAATGTGTTCAAATAGATAATGCGCTTGATTTGA ATAATAGTGATCTTATCGCCTGTACCGTCGTCATGCGAGACGGAACCAAGTATCGGCGGTTTTTGGTGATGGATATCCTGCAGCTGATACTGGTGGAACCGGACCGGGAACGGCTGGGATGGGGTGTGGCGAAATTCGTTGGCTTTCTGCAGGACGTGGAAGTGAACGGGGATAAGGAAGATTCGCGCAGTCTCCACCTAACGATCCACCGGGGCGGTGCGACTAACAATCGTACGCCCATTCTGTCGGCAAAGTTTATGTTCGACGATCATATTCGTTGCATGGCAGCTAAGCAGCGGCTGACGAAGGGACGGAGCAAAGCGCggcaaaagaaaatgtttcaaatagcGCAGCTGCTGGAAATTCCGGGCCAGCTGAACGAGTCGTCGTTTCCCTCGCTGTCGGCGGGAGGATCGTCGGCCGGCGGTACACCTGCGCTACGACATGGATCGTCCAGTCGTCAGGGACGAGAGCATCGGCCTCTGTTTTCAACCAGCAATCGGGTGCCAGGAGTGGCGGCGGCTTTAAGGCGAGACAGTATGCCATCGGGGAGCGTTAGCCGGGTGCAGATGAGTGCGAGTCGCTCAACAGAAGG CGAACCAACTGGCGCACGCAGAAAGCTAACCACTGGACCGGCAACACGCCGGGAAAGCAGTCAACCAATTGGCACTGGGGCGAGTGGGATGAAATCGCGCGACAATTCGCGCAACCGTTCGAGTACACCGCGCTCGCGAGAATCGAGCCCCCGCATACCGAGACCGCGGTCGGAGGAAATACCGCTGGAAGATTTTCGTCGCTCACAAAACTCTAGTCCCGTGTCGCGCAACTCGTCCAACAATCCATCCCGTTCGCATACTCCCTCCCGACTGACGCTAGAACCGCTCAGCGTGGTTAACATCTCGTCGAGCACGGGAGGCAATGGAAACGGGAACGGTGGCAACGTCAGTGTGCTGAGCGGTGCCGTAAAAGATCCGATCATTCCCAATGTTTTGCTAGCTGGTACGATTAGCCCCGCACCGATCATAACACCGCTACCCGCAACCGTCGTGCCGTCGGAGCTAAGCCCAACATCGGAGGAAACGTCGTTCATTGCAAACGAAGAGCGCCAGAAGAAGCGTGGAGTGATCGAAACGGTTTGA
- the LOC118505803 gene encoding protein CLEC16A homolog isoform X2 produces MFRSRSWFGGGWNRPKNRLSLDHLKYLYSVLERNTTVSESNRGLLVESLRSIAEILIWGDQNDSSVFDFFLEKNMLSYFLHIMRQKSGGSSFVCVQLLQTLNILFENIRNETSLYYLLSNNLVNSIIVHKFDFSDEDVMGYYILFLKTLSLKLNTHTIHFFYNEHTNDFPLYTEAIKFFNHPESMVRIAVRTITLNVYRVQNPNMLQFIRDKTAAPYFSNLVWFIGKHILELDNCVRNDIDHQSQHRLANLVAEHLDHLHYLNDILCLDIADLNAVLTEHLLHKLFVPLYIFSLTPSPPMSMAVVTCNLAAVLNKVVDIDIKEMNNPRVASVVALFLLSLVFLVVTHRPLINALTWVILNADHTVFKEGAAQVLNAYIDNREVVALGFVQPVESLEEALESTVPSTAAYGVDQLHLADERAASGSNKSPNNSSSSSSSKSQASTSSSTSTSNEPPISNSPSSPTLSEEIEKVNITDEEKEKLLLNAYRTPETNRPFLDMVLSSLDCTENDFLALLALCLLYALANNKGVNSEWLEIVLNRSSPSNRTQYNVILIEKLLQIVNISSQPSCRIRLVTTELALKLLGQIIGTGAEESTASVPEEYLSSLHLSRNQAMNVLKNFYKSEDIFLDLFEDEYNEMVKATLNVEFLCNDSTILLPPTGTPLTGIGFTRRLPCGEVEKARRAIRVFFLLRRMCQSISGEKETLLPLTNPGQCVQIDNALDLNNSDLIACTVVMRDGTKYRRFLVMDILQLILVEPDRERLGWGVAKFVGFLQDVEVNGDKEDSRSLHLTIHRGGATNNRTPILSAKFMFDDHIRCMAAKQRLTKGRSKARQKKMFQIAQLLEIPGQLNESSFPSLSAGGSSAGGTPALRHGSSSRQGREHRPLFSTSNRVPGVAAALRRDSMPSGSVSRVQMSASRSTEGEPTGARRKLTTGPATRRESSQPIGTGASGMKSRDNSRNRSSTPRSRESSPRIPRPRSEEIPLEDFRRSQNSSPVSRNSSNNPSRSHTPSRLTLEPLSVVNISSSTGGNGNGNGGNVSVLSGAVKDPIIPNVLLAGTISPAPIITPLPATVVPSELSPTSEETSFIANEERQKKRGVIETV; encoded by the exons ATGTTTCGGAGTCGGAGCTGGTTTGGGGGCGGATGGAATCGTCCCAAAAATCGTCTATCACTTGATCATCTAAAGTACTTGTACAGCGTACTGGAGCGCAATACGACCGTGTCGGAAAGCAACCGAGGATTGCTGGTGGAATCGTTACGTTCGATAGCGGAAATCTTGATCTGGGGCGACCAAAATGATTCGTCCGTGTTCGA CTTCTTTCTGGAAAAGAACATGCTGTCGTACTTTCTGCACATAATGCGCCAGAAGAGCGGCGGATCGAGTTTCGTGTGCGTGCAGCTGCTGCAAACGCTGAACATCCTGTTCGAAAACATTCGTAACGAGACGTCACTGT ACTACTTGCTTAGCAACAACCTGGTCAATTCGATCATCGTACACAAGTTTGATTTCTCCGACGAGGATGTCATGGGCTACTACATACTCTTCCTAAAAACGTTGAGCCTGAAGCTCAACACGCACACGATACATTTCTTCTACAATGAGCATACGAACGACTTTCCGCTCTACACGGAAGCGATCAAATTTTTCAACCACCCCGAGTCGATGGTACGCATCGCCGTGCGTACAATCACCTTGAACGTGTACCGGGTGCAAAACCCGAACATGCTGCAGTTCATACGGGACAAAACGGCCGCACCGTACTTTAGCAATCTAGTATGGTTCATAGGGAAACATATCCTGGAATTGGACAACTGCGTACGCAACGACATTGA CCACCAATCCCAGCATCGCCTAGCAAACCTTGTAGCGGAACATTTGGATCATCTACACTATCTGAACGATATTCTCTGTCTCGATATTGCCGATCTGAATGCCGTCCTGACCGAACATCTTCTTCACAAGCTGTTCGTACCGTTGTACATATTCTCCCTCACACCCTCACCGCCCATGTCGATGGCCGTCGTGACCTGCAACCTGGCCGCCGTCCTGAACAAGGTCGTCGATATAGACATCAAGGAGATGAACAATCCGCGTGTGGCCAGTGTCGTGGCACTGTTTCTGCTGTCGCTCGTGTTTCTTGTCGTAACGCACCGGCCGCTCATCAATGCGCTCACCTGGGTCATCCTCAATGCGGACCATACCGTGTTTAAGGAGGGTGCAGCACAGGTACTGAACGCGTACATCGACAACCGGGAGGTGGTAGCGTTGGGATTCGTTCAACCGGTTGAAAGTCTGGAGGAAGCGCTGGAAAGCACGGTACCGTCTACCGCGGCTTACGGCGTTGACCAGCTGCATCTGGCAGATGAGCGGGCGGCCAGTGGTAGCAACAAAAGCCCGAAcaatagtagtagcagcagtagcagcaaaagCCAGGCCAGCACTAGCAGCAGTACATCCACCAGCAATGAACCACCCATATCGA ATTCTCCTAGTTCGCCAACCCTTTCGGAGGAGATCGAAAAGGTAAACATCACGGACGAGGAAAAGGAGAAGCTCCTGCTCAACGCGTACCGAACGCCGGAAACGAATCGGCCCTTTCTCGATATGGTCCTATCCTCACTCGATTGCACCGAGAACGATTTTCTGGCCCTGCTAGCCTTGTGTTTGCTGTATGCGCTCGCCAACAACAAAG GCGTCAACTCGGAATGGTTGGAGATTGTGCTGAATCGCTCGTCACCTTCAAATCGCACCCAGTACAACGTCATACTGATCGAGAAGCTGCTGCAGATAGTCAACATTTCTAGCCAACCTT CCTGTCGAATACGGCTAGTTACCACGGAACTAGCATTGAAGCTACTCGGCCAGATAATCGGTACCGGGGCGGAAGAGTCAACCGCATCCGTGCCGGAAGAGTATCTGTCTTCGCTCCACCTATCCCGCAATCAAGCGATGAATGTGCTGAAAAATTTCTACAAATCAGAGGACATTTTCTTGGACCTTTTCGAAGACGA ATACAACGAGATGGTTAAAGCCACGTTAAACGTGGAATTTCTCTGCAATGATTCGACCATACTTTTACCCCCGACCGGAACACCGCTGACGGGGATCGGATTCACACGGCGCTTACCGTGCGGAGAGGTTGAGAAGGCACGGCGTGCGATTCGTGTGTTCTTCTTGCTGCGCCGAATGTGTCAGTCAATATCGGGCGAGAAGGAGACACTGCTGCCGCTCACCAATCCGGGCCAATGTGTTCAAATAGATAATGCGCTTGATTTGA ATAATAGTGATCTTATCGCCTGTACCGTCGTCATGCGAGACGGAACCAAGTATCGGCGGTTTTTGGTGATGGATATCCTGCAGCTGATACTGGTGGAACCGGACCGGGAACGGCTGGGATGGGGTGTGGCGAAATTCGTTGGCTTTCTGCAGGACGTGGAAGTGAACGGGGATAAGGAAGATTCGCGCAGTCTCCACCTAACGATCCACCGGGGCGGTGCGACTAACAATCGTACGCCCATTCTGTCGGCAAAGTTTATGTTCGACGATCATATTCGTTGCATGGCAGCTAAGCAGCGGCTGACGAAGGGACGGAGCAAAGCGCggcaaaagaaaatgtttcaaatagcGCAGCTGCTGGAAATTCCGGGCCAGCTGAACGAGTCGTCGTTTCCCTCGCTGTCGGCGGGAGGATCGTCGGCCGGCGGTACACCTGCGCTACGACATGGATCGTCCAGTCGTCAGGGACGAGAGCATCGGCCTCTGTTTTCAACCAGCAATCGGGTGCCAGGAGTGGCGGCGGCTTTAAGGCGAGACAGTATGCCATCGGGGAGCGTTAGCCGGGTGCAGATGAGTGCGAGTCGCTCAACAGAAGG CGAACCAACTGGCGCACGCAGAAAGCTAACCACTGGACCGGCAACACGCCGGGAAAGCAGTCAACCAATTGGCACTGGGGCGAGTGGGATGAAATCGCGCGACAATTCGCGCAACCGTTCGAGTACACCGCGCTCGCGAGAATCGAGCCCCCGCATACCGAGACCGCGGTCGGAGGAAATACCGCTGGAAGATTTTCGTCGCTCACAAAACTCTAGTCCCGTGTCGCGCAACTCGTCCAACAATCCATCCCGTTCGCATACTCCCTCCCGACTGACGCTAGAACCGCTCAGCGTGGTTAACATCTCGTCGAGCACGGGAGGCAATGGAAACGGGAACGGTGGCAACGTCAGTGTGCTGAGCGGTGCCGTAAAAGATCCGATCATTCCCAATGTTTTGCTAGCTGGTACGATTAGCCCCGCACCGATCATAACACCGCTACCCGCAACCGTCGTGCCGTCGGAGCTAAGCCCAACATCGGAGGAAACGTCGTTCATTGCAAACGAAGAGCGCCAGAAGAAGCGTGGAGTGATCGAAACGGTTTGA
- the LOC118505806 gene encoding splicing factor 3B subunit 6, whose translation MALSMQKRNNVRLPPEVNRVLYVRNLPYKITSDEMYDIFGKYGAIRQIRVGNTPETRGTAFVVYEDIFDAKNARDHLSGFNVCNRYLVVLYYQSTKAFKQLDVDKKQEELDQMKAKYNISTEELRK comes from the exons ATGGCTCTTTCCATGCAGAAAAGAAACAAT GTTCGTTTACCTCCGGAAGTGAATCGAGTGCTGTACGTGAGGAACCTACCGTACAAGATAACATCCGATGAAATGTACGACATTTTCGGGAAATATGGTGCCATTCGACAAATCAGAGT aGGAAACACTCCCGAAACTCGCGGTACCGCCTTCGTCGTGTACGAGGACATTTTCGATGCGAAAAACGCACGAGACCATTTGTCCGGATTTAACGTGTGTAACCGGTACCTGGTGGTGCTTTACTATCAGTCGACAAAGGCATTCAAGCAGCTGGATGTGGATAAGAAACAGGAAGAACTGGACCAAATGAAGGCGAAGTACAACATCAGTACGGAAGAACTAAGAAAATAA